From Aedes albopictus strain Foshan chromosome 1, AalbF5, whole genome shotgun sequence, one genomic window encodes:
- the LOC109414073 gene encoding sphingomyelin phosphodiesterase-like, whose translation MITRRSLLFLFVYVAVGVRCGNVIDSSDNTIDESVAVEVEIAKYEADFLQEFDHYQSTGRKTSNFDRLLDMIKSPDIKVTLDRMPHTKNPKICLTCLSSSYTFMEIYKRTEKKEKALLVKLAQDICHLYSLKPYVCDGLIALNADMMMFILGHLDELPSAERVCAVAYQGEDCVLDRPYILSDRYPKVNISSSQNVLKTSKRASIPSNKEPLTIIHLTDIHYDPEYVVGINADCAAGACCRHVPDLEPADSANAAGFWGDYRDCDSPWHAVVDAMEQIRTQHPKIDAVYFTGDIIHHFTWNTTVASNEESMRQIFQLLKERFVDIPLYPILGNHESDPANLYAPHHVPAKLTSAYLYDFIAEQWDDWLPKEVNRSTIADGGYYTVLSPLGHRIIALNNNFCYVHNWWLLYSDIYFIRQLQWLHDTLQESEKLGEKVHILGHVPSYDNYCYIGWTREYRKIVDRFAHVIEGQFNGHSHVDEFNVYYRRDDPTAAVNVAWNGGSTTTFTQLNPNYKVFYVDRESFEILDHETWIYNLTEANQHPDRKPLWFKEYTFKEHFGLTDLSPKSLDALLQKLAHSEADLRQYWNVKQKNSDPMLSRGCDKTCLRDALCAIARTEYSDDAACERLLAQPTDA comes from the exons ATGATCACCCGTAGGTCTTTGCTGTTTTTGTTTGTGTATGTTGCGGTCGGTGTTCGGTGCGGTAATGTAATCGACAGTAGTGATAACACTATCGACGAGAGCGTTGCCGTTGAGGTGGAAATAG CCAAATATGAGGCggattttttgcaggagttcGACCACTATCAGTCCACGGGTCGAAAAACGTCCAACTTCGATCGTCTGTTGGACATGATCAAATCACCCGACATCAAGGTCACTCTCGATCGGATGCCACACACTAAGAACCCCAAAATCTGTTTGACTTGTCTATCGTCAAGCTATACCTTCATGGAGATCTACAAACGGACTGAAAAGAAAGAGAAGGCCCTGCTGGTCAAACTAGCTCAGGACATTTGCCATTTGTACAGTTTGAAACCTTATGTTTGTGACGGGTTAATTGCACTGAATGCCGATATGATGATGTTTATCTTGGGGCACCTTGATGAGTTACCTTCGGCTGAGCGAGTATGCGCCGTAGCTTATCAAGGCGAAGACTGCGTGCTGGATAGACCTTACATCCTTTCCGATCGATATCCAAAAGTGAATATCAGTTCGTCTCAAAACGTTTTGAAGACATCCAAGAGAGCATCGATCCCATCCAACAAAGAACCCCTAACGATCATTCACCTCACAGACATTCACTACGATCCAGAGTACGTAGTGGGTATCAACGCAGACTGCGCCGCGGGAGCTTGCTGTCGACACGTTCCTGATCTGGAACCAGCCGATTCAGCCAACGCAGCCGGTTTTTGGGGTGACTACCGAGACTGCGACAGTCCATGGCACGCCGTGGTAGACGCCATGGAACAGATACGTACGCAGCACCCGAAAATCGACGCCGTCTACTTCACGGGAGACATCATTCACCACTTCACGTGGAACACTACAGTCGCGTCCAACGAGGAATCCATGCGGCAGATTTTCCAACTCCTGAAAGAACGCTTCGTGGACATTCCGCTGTACCCCATCCTGGGTAACCACGAGTCGGACCCTGCCAATCTGTACGCGCCGCATCATGTCCCGGCCAAACTCACGTCCGCATATCTGTACGACTTTATCGCCGAACAGTGGGACGATTGGCTTCCGAAAGAAGTGAACCGGTCAACGATAGCCGACGGTGGCTACTACACGGTTCTGAGCCCCCTAGGGCATCGAATCATCGCTCTGAACAACAACTTCTGCTACGTCCACAACTGGTGGCTGCTCTACAGCGACATCTACTTCATTCGTCAGCTTCAGTGGCTTCACGATACCCTACAAGAGTCGGAAAAATTGGGTGAAAAGGTTCACATTCTAGGGCATGTGCCGTCGTACGACAACTACTGCTATATTGGCTGGACTAGAGAGTATCGTAAGATCGTGGATCGGTTTGCTCACGTAATCGAGGGGCAGTTCAACGGGCATTCGCACGTGGACGAGTTCAACGTGTACTACCGGAGAGATGATCCAACGGCAGCGGTGAATGTGGCGTGGAATGGGGGTTCAACGACGACTTTTACACAGCTGAATCCCAACTACAAGGTGTTCTACGTGGACCGGGAAAGTTTC GAAATCCTCGACCACGAAACCTGGATCTACAATCTCACCGAAGCGAATCAACATCCGGACCGTAAACCACTCTGGTTCAAGGAATACACCTTCAAAGAACACTTCGGTCTAACCGACCTGAGCCCGAAATCGCTGGACGCCTTGCTGCAGAAACTGGCCCATTCCGAAGCGGACCTGCGCCAGTACTGGAACGTCAAGCAGAAGAACTCCGACCCGATGCTTTCCCGGGGCTGTGATAAAACCTGTCTACGGGATGCTCTCTGTGCCATAGCTCGAACCGAATACTCGGATGATGCCGCCTGTGAGCGGCTGTTGGCCCAACCCACTGATGCATAA